Sequence from the Egibacter rhizosphaerae genome:
TGAGCACACGCAGCGGCACGAAGAGCCCGGGCACGCCGCTCGACGCCTCCTCGAGCGCGCGCTCGGCCAGCTCGCGCGCTCGGGTGAGGTCCCCCGCCTGGCTCAGACCGTGGGCGACGACCCCTCGGACCAGCGGCAGCAGGCGATGATCGCAGACGCCCGCGAGTTCCGCGGCCTCCGAGGCCCATGCGGACACCTCGTCGCGGAGCCGCCAGCGCGCGAAGACGTAGAGGGCAGCGGCGAGGCGCAGCGCCAGATCGGAGTCCTCGTGCTCGATGGCCCAGCGATGGGCTGCCCGCAGGTTCGCGAGCTCCGCTTCCAGCACCGCCACCGCCTCGGCCTCGCCGGGTCCGCGGACCTCGACGTCGGCCCGCTCGGCGAGGGCGACGAACCACACGGCGTGCCGCTCCCGAAGGACGTCCTCCTCCCCCCGGGCGGCCAGCCGCTGCACGGCGTACTGCCGCAGCGTCTCCAGAAGGCGGTAGCGAGCCGGGTGGGCGTCCCGGTCGACGGCGACCATCGAGCGGTTCACGAGACCGGTGAGCAGTCCCGCGATCCGTTCCGCGCTGAGCTCCTCGTCGGCGCACAGGCCTTCGGCCGTCGCGAGGGTGAACCCGCCCACGAGCACCCCGAGCCGGTCGAAGAGGCGCTGTTCCGCCGGATCGAGGAGCTGGTACGACCACTCGACGACCGCGTCCAGGCTCCGGTGTCGCGGATCGGCACGCGGTCCGTGGGTGAGGAGCCGGAACCGCTGCCCGAGGCGACGAGCGATCTCCGCGGGTTCGAGCGCAGGGACGAGGGCGGCGGCGAGCTCGATGGCCAGCGGCAGACCGTCGAGCTGTCGGCAGATGTCGGCCACGGCCGCCGCGGTCGCGTCGTCACCGCTGATGTCGGCCCAGTGGCTCGTCGCCCGGTCCCAGAAGAGCCGTGCGGCGGGCGCGTCCGTGTCTTCACCGCCCATCCGGTCCGCGGGCAGTGTCAGGGGAGGTACCAGCCACATTTGCTCCCCGTCGACGGCGAGCGGTTCCCGACCGGTCGCGAGGAGCGAGATCCCCGGCGCGTTGCGCAGCAGGTGCTCGGCGAGCCGCGCGGTCGCCTCGACGACGTGCTCGCAGTTGTCCAACACGAGGAGGAGGCGCTTGCCCGCGAGCGCGGCCACGAGGCTGTCGGCCACGTCGCGGTGCGCCTGCTGATGCACCCCCAGCACCGTCGCGACGGTGTGTCCCACCGCGCCGGCATCCGCGGGAGCAAGGTCACACCACCACACCCCGTCGGGATAGCGGTCGGCGACGGTGGCCGCCGCCTGGAGGGCCAGGCGGGTCTTGCCGACCCCGCCCACCCCCGTGAGCGTCACGAGACGGCCCCTGTCGAGCAGGCGGCGGACGGCCTCGGTCTCGTGCTGCCGTCCGACGAAGCTGGTCACCGGCCGAGGGAGGTTGCCCTGTGCTGATTCGGCATCCTCGCCGGTGCGCGCCGGGGTCGCCGGGGGCGTGACGCTCGGTGCCTGGCGCAGGATGTCGGCTTGCAGTTGTTGCAACGACGGGGACGGCTCGAGCCCGAGGTCGTCGGCCAGCCGACCGCGCAGCCGCTGGAACACCGACAGCGCCTCGGTCTGCCGTCCGGCCTGAGCGAGGGCGGTCATGAGCTGCGCGTGCGGCCGCTCTCGCAGCGGGTTCGCCCGTGCGAACGCGTCCAGGTCGGCGACCACCCCCGTGTCCCCGGTTGCCAGCCGCGCCGCGAACGCGTCCTCGATCGCGCCCAGGCGCAGCTCCTCGAGGCGCACCGCCTCGGGGCGCGCGAAGTCCTCGTCCGCGACCTCGGCGTACGCGCGTCCTCGCCAGAGGGCGAGGGCCTCGGCGAGGCCTGCGGCCGCCTCCGCCGGCGCCTGTTCGAGCTGGGTGCACGCGCGGGCCACGAGCCGCTCGAAGCGCCGGGCGTCGACCTGATCGTCGTGAGCGAGCAAGCGGTACCCCTGCGCGTCGTACTCCAACACCGTCGCGTCGCCGAGCACGCGTCGAAGTCGCGACACGTAGGTGTGCAGCCCCGCCGGCGCACTCGGCGGCGGCGCGCCGTCCCAGAGCACGTCCACCAGCCGCTCGGCGCTCACGTGGTACCCGCCCTGGACGAGCAGCACCGCGAGCAGGCGCCGCTGCATCCGGCTGCCGATGCGCAGTCGCCCGCCGTCATCGTGGGCGACCTCGATCGGACCGAGGACCCTGAAGTCCATGACGCCTCCCCGCGTGGAACCGTGAACGTAGGGCGCCCGGTGGCCCGGAACAAGGGGGCCGGGAACGGCGCGAGCGGGCCGCAAGCGGGCCGCAAGCGACGCGCGAGCAGGCCCCGGGACGCTGTCATCGCCGCCGCCGGACAGGCGCGACGGCGATCGACCCATCGACGCGAAGGGGCACCTCATGAGCATCGAGACAGTCGGCACCGGCCACACGCCCCTGGACGAGTCCAAGGTCGAGGCCTTCGCCGGACAGGTCATCAGTGACATCGGCACGGTCCTCGCCGGTGCCACGGTCTACATCGGACACCACGCCGGGCTCTACACGGCGATGGCGGACGGCCTCCCGGTCGACCCGCACGAGCTCGCCGAGCGTGCCGGGGCGCATCCGCGGTACGTGCGGGAGTGGCTGGGCGCTCAGGCGGCGAGCGGCTACGTGGAGTACGACCCGCAGCGGGGGGCCTACCGGCTTCCGCTCGAACACGCGGCGGTCCTCGCCGAGCCGTCGAGCCCCGCGTACCTGAGCGGGGCGACAGACGCGATGGCGGGGATCTGGGCGGCCGCCGGGCCGGTCGCCGACGACTTCACCGCGGGCGAGGGTGTGCCGTGGCACGCACACGACGCGCGTCTCTTCTCGGGCACCGAGGAGCTGTTCCGGCCGGGCTACGAGACCTTCCTCGCCACCGAGTGGATCCCCTCGCTCGACGGCGCGGAGGCGAGGCTTCGGGCCGGTGGGCGGGTCGCCGACGTGGGCTGCGGCCACGGGGTGTCGACGGTCGAGATGGCCAAGGCGTTCCCGGCGTCCCGGGTGCACGGGTTCGACGCGCACGACGCCTCCGTCGCGACCGCGCGCGAGCGTGCCGCCACGGCGGGAGTGGCCGACCGCACGACCTTCGAGACGGTCCTGGCCACCGAGCTGCCCGGTGACGGGTACGACCTCGTGTGCTTCTTCGACGCACTCCACGACATGGGTGACCCCGTGGGGGCACTCGTACGCGCTCGGGAGGCGCTCGGTCCCGACGGTGCGGTCATGCTGATCGAGCCGTTGGCAGGCGACCGCGTCGAGGAGAACCTCACGCCGGTCGGCCGTCTCTTCTACGCGGCCTCCACGCTGGTCTGCACCGCCAACGGGATCGCGCAGGGCAACCACCCGGTGCTCGGCGCGCAGGCCGGGGAGCAGGCCCTGCGGGACGTGCTCGCCCAGGCCGGGTTCACCCGTGTCCGCCGCACCGCGGACGCACCGGTCAACATGGTCCTGGAGGCGCGGCCATGAGCGGCACCCGAGCCACCGCCGATCTCGCGGCCCGGTACCGAGTGGCCGTGGAAGCCGATGATCCCCGCGTCCTCATCCCGCTCTACGATCCGGGTGCCCTGCTGGACGTCCACGTGCCGCACTGGCGTTTCCAGGTCGAGGGCCGGCGGCCGATCGCCGAACAGGTGTGCGTCCTGCCCCGGCCGGGACGGTTCACGACGTTCGACGGCGAGGCGACCCGCGATGGCCTCCTCGTGCGCTTCGAGTGGCGCCAGAACGGGCCCACCGGCGACGCGCTCGTGCGCCAGCTCCACGCGTGGCGGCTGCGCGACGGCCGCATCACCGAGCACCTCGTCTTCTGCGCCGGCGTGTGGGACCGGGAGCTGCAGCAGCGGATGGCCGTCGAGGCCCCACTGGTGCGCCCGTGATGACCCCGAGCTTGACGCCGTGGCTGCCGTCGGACGACGATCACGGAAACGAGCGAGGCGAGGGCCCGTGAGCGCGCAGCCGGACGGTCGGACCCACGTGCGCCGGGTCGCGGCGAGCATCGAGGAGATCCTGGGCCCGGGTGCGCACCGTGAGCCCTTCGTGCATGGCGACGGCAAGTCCGGGGTGCGGATGGAGCGCGTCGTGGTCGACGGGCAGCGCTACGTCCTCAAGCACCTTCACGTGGCCGACGACTGGATCATGCGGGCGACCGGCGACCTCGCCGGTCGCCCGATCACCCTTTGGCGCCGCGGGCTGCTCGACCGACTGCCTGACTGTTTCGACCACGCGACCGTCGGGGCCGCGTGGGACGACCGCCCCGAAGGACGCGGTGCGGTCGTGGTGATGCGCGACGTGGGCGAGTGGCTGCTGCCCGAGGGGGACGTCGAGATCCCCCTGGACGCACACCTCGCCTTCGTCGACCACATGGCCCGGCTGCACACGACGTTCTGGGGGTTCCGCGACACCGTCGGCCTGCTCCCCCTGTCCCAGCGGTACGTGTGGTTCGGGCCACACCTGGCCGACGTCGAACGCGCGCGTGGCAGCACCGCGGCCGTGCCCACGCGGCTCGTCCCCCAGGGGTGGGATCGCTTCGCCGAGCGCGCCCCCGACGCCGCACCGGTCGTCCTCGCGCTCCTCGAGGACGCCTCGCCGCTCGTGCGCGGGCTCGCGAGCACGCCGGCGACGCTCCTCCACGGCGACTGGAAGGCCGGCAACCTCGGTCGCGACCTCGATGGGCGGACGATCCTCCTGGACTGGGCGGTCACCGGGGCCGGTCCGCCGTGCGCGGAGATCGCCCACTACGTGTGCCTGAACCGGGCGCGCCTGCCCCAGTCCAAGGACGCCACCCTGCGCGCGTACCGGGAGGCACTCGAACGGCACGGGATGGACACGGGTCCGTGGTGGGATCGCCAGTGCGCCCTCTCCCTGCTCGGGACCCTGCTGATGTTCGGCTGGGAGAAGGCGTGGGGCGAGGACGAGGGGGCTCTCGAGGATCTCGCGTGGTGGAGGGCGCGAGCGCTCGACGGTGCCCGGGAGTTGTGACGGTGCGCGAGGTCGGGCCGGACCAACGCCTCGCCGACGAGGTCCGTGCAGCCTATGAGGGCTCGGCCGAGGCCTGGGCGAACGGACCCGCCTCGATCTACCGGGGCATGGCCGCCGCTCTGTTGGCGACGACGCCGCGACCGCTGGCCGGGCGTCTCGTCCTGGATCTCGGGGCGGGTACGGGGGTGGCGTCGGACGCGCTGACCGAGGCGGGAGCGCACCCGGTCGGGGTCGATCTCGCGCACGCCATGCTGGCGCACCGGCGGGCACGGCGGCCTCCCGGCGTGGTCGCCGACGCCCTGGCGCTGCCGTTCGCCGAGGCGACTTTCGACGCCGTCGTCGCCGCGTTCTGCCTGAATCACGTGCCCGATCCCGCGACGGCGCTTGCCGAGTGCCGCCGGGTGACCCGTCCCGGCAGCCCCGTGCTCGCGAGCACGTTCCCGAACGACGTCGAGCACCCCGCCAAGCCGGTCGTCGAAGCCGTCCTCGAGCGGTTCGGGTACCGGCGTCCGGACTGGTACCGGACGTTCAAGGACCACATCGCGGCGCTCACCGGCGAGGCCGAGGCCTTCGCCGGAGCCGCGGTCGCCGCGGGGCTCGCGGACCCCCGGGTCGAGCGCGTGGAGGTCGACGTGGGACTCGACGATCCGGAGCGGGCAGTCGAGTGGCGGCTCAACATGCCGCACACGTTGGGGTTCGTGGCGGGGCTCGAAGCCGGAGCCCGGCGGCGGCTCCGCGCCGAAGCCGTCGCGGCCCTCTCGTCCCGACTGCCCTCGTCGGTGGTCATGCTGGCGCTGCGAGCGCGCGCGCCCTGACGGCACCGGGCCGCGCGAGGCCTCACGGCCGTCGGCCCAGGAGCGCGATCAGGCGAGGTCTCACGGCCGTCGGCCCAGGAGCGCGATCAGGCGGTCCGACGCGCTCGCGTCCGGCCCGACCTCCACCGGCGGGGCGAAGAGGCCGCTGGCAGCGAGCCCCTCGGCATGCGGCGCCCACCGTTCGTACAAGTAGGTGGCGATGTCCTCGGGCACGGTCCCGTCGTGGCCGAGGGCCCGCGCGAGGTCCCAGCGGTGCACGACGAGGTCGGTTAGCCGTTGGGCGAGGTAGGTGGAGGCGTCGAGCTGGCCCATCGAGGTGTGCACGGTCCCGTCCAACGCCCCCTCCGCCCCGACCGCCCGTCGCTCGGCCTCACCGGCCTCCTTCCACGCCTCGTGCGGGCGCGGGCCGAGGACGTCGCCCTCGTAGCGCTGCCCCACCTCCTCGAGCGTCTCGCCCCTCAGCAGGTGCGGTGCCCACAGGGCCTCCGCGGTCAGGTGGTTCACGAGGCCGCGCACCGACCAGCTCTCGCAGGGGGTCGGCCGCGGCCAGTCCTCGGAGTCGACATGCTCGATCGACTCGTCGAGTGCGCCGAGCGCTCGGTGGTGGAACCGGACCAAATCAGCCATGACGAATCCTCCCGGTCGCGTCTCCCCTCCCGTTTCCGCGATCGCGACTCGTCACGCGTTCGCTCCGCCACGCGGCCCGGGGTCGCCCGCCTTCGCGGACCTCTTGACGCCCGATCGGCGTCACCCGAGAATTCGCAGTGTTTTGTTGCTGACCGAAACATACTGCAAGCGAAAGGAGCCGACATGCAGCGACATCCGACGACACGGCGCCGTGCTCGCAGCCGCGCGGTATCGACACTCCTCGCGTTCGCGCTACTCACCTTCGCGGCCGCCCCGGCGTTCGCGCACGCGCCGGGCCCGGGGCATGGTCCCGGGGACGAGGGCGGCCCGCCCGGTCAGGGCGACGGCTTCGTCCCACCGGGGCTCGACAAGAAGGACTCGCTGAGCTGGGCCGCGCCCAAGGACTTCAACATCGGCAGCGCGGTGGCCGGAGGGGGCCATCACCAGGACACCGACGAGCCGGAGCCGTTCCGCACCGACCCGCAGTACCGGCGCATCCTGGCCAAGGAGTTCAACTCGGTCACTCCCGAGAACCAGCTGAAGTGGGAGATGGTCCAGCCCGAAGAGGGCGAGTTCGACTTCGAGAGGGCCGACGAGATCATCGCGTTCGCCGAGCGCCACGGACAGGACGTGCGCGGCCACACCCTGCTGTGGCACAGCCAGAACCCGGAATGGCTCGAGGAGGGCGAGTTCACCGACGACGAGTTGCGTGACCATCTCCGCGACCACATCCACACCGTGGTGGGCCGTTACGCCGGCCAGATCGATCAGTGGGACGTGGCCAACGAGGTCTTCGACGACGGCGACCCGCCCCAGCTGCGCACCGACGAGTCGATCTGGCTGGAGCGCTTCGGCATCGAGA
This genomic interval carries:
- a CDS encoding methyltransferase domain-containing protein, with product MSIETVGTGHTPLDESKVEAFAGQVISDIGTVLAGATVYIGHHAGLYTAMADGLPVDPHELAERAGAHPRYVREWLGAQAASGYVEYDPQRGAYRLPLEHAAVLAEPSSPAYLSGATDAMAGIWAAAGPVADDFTAGEGVPWHAHDARLFSGTEELFRPGYETFLATEWIPSLDGAEARLRAGGRVADVGCGHGVSTVEMAKAFPASRVHGFDAHDASVATARERAATAGVADRTTFETVLATELPGDGYDLVCFFDALHDMGDPVGALVRAREALGPDGAVMLIEPLAGDRVEENLTPVGRLFYAASTLVCTANGIAQGNHPVLGAQAGEQALRDVLAQAGFTRVRRTADAPVNMVLEARP
- a CDS encoding TIGR03086 family metal-binding protein; the protein is MADLVRFHHRALGALDESIEHVDSEDWPRPTPCESWSVRGLVNHLTAEALWAPHLLRGETLEEVGQRYEGDVLGPRPHEAWKEAGEAERRAVGAEGALDGTVHTSMGQLDASTYLAQRLTDLVVHRWDLARALGHDGTVPEDIATYLYERWAPHAEGLAASGLFAPPVEVGPDASASDRLIALLGRRP
- a CDS encoding class I SAM-dependent methyltransferase, whose protein sequence is MREVGPDQRLADEVRAAYEGSAEAWANGPASIYRGMAAALLATTPRPLAGRLVLDLGAGTGVASDALTEAGAHPVGVDLAHAMLAHRRARRPPGVVADALALPFAEATFDAVVAAFCLNHVPDPATALAECRRVTRPGSPVLASTFPNDVEHPAKPVVEAVLERFGYRRPDWYRTFKDHIAALTGEAEAFAGAAVAAGLADPRVERVEVDVGLDDPERAVEWRLNMPHTLGFVAGLEAGARRRLRAEAVAALSSRLPSSVVMLALRARAP
- a CDS encoding AfsR/SARP family transcriptional regulator, with product MDFRVLGPIEVAHDDGGRLRIGSRMQRRLLAVLLVQGGYHVSAERLVDVLWDGAPPPSAPAGLHTYVSRLRRVLGDATVLEYDAQGYRLLAHDDQVDARRFERLVARACTQLEQAPAEAAAGLAEALALWRGRAYAEVADEDFARPEAVRLEELRLGAIEDAFAARLATGDTGVVADLDAFARANPLRERPHAQLMTALAQAGRQTEALSVFQRLRGRLADDLGLEPSPSLQQLQADILRQAPSVTPPATPARTGEDAESAQGNLPRPVTSFVGRQHETEAVRRLLDRGRLVTLTGVGGVGKTRLALQAAATVADRYPDGVWWCDLAPADAGAVGHTVATVLGVHQQAHRDVADSLVAALAGKRLLLVLDNCEHVVEATARLAEHLLRNAPGISLLATGREPLAVDGEQMWLVPPLTLPADRMGGEDTDAPAARLFWDRATSHWADISGDDATAAAVADICRQLDGLPLAIELAAALVPALEPAEIARRLGQRFRLLTHGPRADPRHRSLDAVVEWSYQLLDPAEQRLFDRLGVLVGGFTLATAEGLCADEELSAERIAGLLTGLVNRSMVAVDRDAHPARYRLLETLRQYAVQRLAARGEEDVLRERHAVWFVALAERADVEVRGPGEAEAVAVLEAELANLRAAHRWAIEHEDSDLALRLAAALYVFARWRLRDEVSAWASEAAELAGVCDHRLLPLVRGVVAHGLSQAGDLTRARELAERALEEASSGVPGLFVPLRVLSSVALYEGRLEECRALTERALAAAEGDGDAYSAVWMGMHDVLSLVYGGHREAALEAAARQWEAAEALESPNMRGWALYVQAEACGDAEPDRALELLERAITLARPVNDRYLEGVSRVALIALRARHQSPHEALSAFPEVIHHWRRAGDWIHQWTTLRNLVPLLVRLGADEPAARLSGAVHGAGTPAPPFGADAVRVEHARESLSERLGAEAFRALAEEGAGLDGPQAVDLALTASAEVLGGETPSPARAAPTGP
- a CDS encoding nuclear transport factor 2 family protein, with amino-acid sequence MSGTRATADLAARYRVAVEADDPRVLIPLYDPGALLDVHVPHWRFQVEGRRPIAEQVCVLPRPGRFTTFDGEATRDGLLVRFEWRQNGPTGDALVRQLHAWRLRDGRITEHLVFCAGVWDRELQQRMAVEAPLVRP
- a CDS encoding phosphotransferase family protein; its protein translation is MSAQPDGRTHVRRVAASIEEILGPGAHREPFVHGDGKSGVRMERVVVDGQRYVLKHLHVADDWIMRATGDLAGRPITLWRRGLLDRLPDCFDHATVGAAWDDRPEGRGAVVVMRDVGEWLLPEGDVEIPLDAHLAFVDHMARLHTTFWGFRDTVGLLPLSQRYVWFGPHLADVERARGSTAAVPTRLVPQGWDRFAERAPDAAPVVLALLEDASPLVRGLASTPATLLHGDWKAGNLGRDLDGRTILLDWAVTGAGPPCAEIAHYVCLNRARLPQSKDATLRAYREALERHGMDTGPWWDRQCALSLLGTLLMFGWEKAWGEDEGALEDLAWWRARALDGAREL
- a CDS encoding endo-1,4-beta-xylanase, with translation MQRHPTTRRRARSRAVSTLLAFALLTFAAAPAFAHAPGPGHGPGDEGGPPGQGDGFVPPGLDKKDSLSWAAPKDFNIGSAVAGGGHHQDTDEPEPFRTDPQYRRILAKEFNSVTPENQLKWEMVQPEEGEFDFERADEIIAFAERHGQDVRGHTLLWHSQNPEWLEEGEFTDDELRDHLRDHIHTVVGRYAGQIDQWDVANEVFDDGDPPQLRTDESIWLERFGIEIVADAFRWAHEADPEAELFLNDYNVEGINAKSDAYYDLVQDLLADDVPIHGFGAQGHLGLQYDIPGDVEENLERFDDLGLATALTEVDVRMELENDEPTEEQIATQAEWYEQLLDACLAVDGCDSFTVWGFSDQHSWVPHSFEGEGAPLIMDEDYERKPAYFALRDRLHEARPGHWPHPRPGPWSSDHGG